A DNA window from Halomonas zincidurans B6 contains the following coding sequences:
- the oadA gene encoding sodium-extruding oxaloacetate decarboxylase subunit alpha, whose amino-acid sequence MSPKQPDRVHVTDVVLRDGHQSLIATRMRTEDMLPICPQLDAIGFHSLEVWGGATFDACVRFLKEDPWERLRALKEALPATPLQMLLRGQNLLGYRHYADDVVERFVARSADNGIDIFRIFDALNDLRNLETAMRAVKASGKHAQGTLCYTVSPVHTLAMFVEQARRLVEMGADSIAIKDMAGLLTPYATEQLVAALVEAVEVPIHLHAHATSGLSSLCHLKAIEAGCRHIDTCNSGFAGGTSHPSTEAMVAALQGTGYDTGLDLEALKQVGDYFREVRRKYAAFESEFTREDVSVQINQVPGGMMSNLANQLKEQNALSRIREVFAEIPRVRADLGYPPLVTPTSQIVGTQAVMNVLTGERYKAITNEVKRYLQGGYGQPPAEVDAEIRRRAIGNQPVEEGRPADALAPEMERLGRETGELAESEEDVLTFAMFPELGRDFLQGRRDGTLSPEPLPAPDAAAGRPATEGVPTEFVIDVHGESYEVQITGVGRNTGGKRQVYLTLDGMPEEVVFEAKDDYVGSAAPGRAKASAPGHVTTSMPGNIVDVLVAVGDGVEAGQPVLVTEAMKMESEVHARVAGTVQAVHVARGDRVTPGEVLIEID is encoded by the coding sequence ATGAGCCCGAAGCAACCCGACCGGGTCCACGTCACCGACGTCGTGCTGCGTGACGGTCATCAGTCGCTGATTGCCACTCGCATGCGCACCGAGGACATGCTGCCGATCTGTCCGCAGCTGGACGCCATCGGCTTTCATTCCCTGGAGGTATGGGGTGGGGCGACCTTCGACGCCTGCGTTCGTTTTCTCAAGGAGGACCCCTGGGAGCGGCTGCGCGCATTGAAGGAGGCGCTGCCCGCCACGCCGCTGCAGATGCTGCTGCGCGGCCAGAACCTGCTGGGCTACCGCCACTATGCCGACGACGTGGTCGAGCGTTTCGTCGCGCGTTCCGCTGACAATGGCATCGATATCTTCCGGATCTTCGACGCGCTCAACGACCTGCGCAATCTGGAAACCGCGATGCGCGCGGTCAAGGCCAGCGGCAAGCACGCCCAGGGCACGCTGTGCTACACGGTCAGCCCGGTGCATACCCTGGCGATGTTCGTCGAACAGGCCCGCCGGCTGGTCGAGATGGGCGCCGATTCGATCGCCATCAAGGACATGGCGGGTCTGCTCACCCCCTATGCCACCGAACAGCTGGTGGCGGCGCTGGTCGAGGCGGTCGAGGTGCCCATTCACCTGCATGCCCATGCCACCTCGGGGCTGTCGTCGCTGTGTCATCTCAAGGCGATCGAGGCCGGCTGCCGGCACATCGATACCTGCAACTCCGGCTTCGCCGGCGGCACCAGCCACCCGTCCACCGAAGCGATGGTCGCCGCACTGCAGGGCACCGGCTACGATACCGGGCTGGATCTCGAGGCGCTCAAGCAGGTCGGCGACTATTTCCGCGAGGTGCGCAGGAAATACGCCGCCTTCGAGAGCGAGTTCACCCGCGAGGACGTCTCGGTACAGATCAACCAGGTGCCGGGCGGGATGATGTCCAACCTGGCCAACCAGCTCAAGGAGCAGAACGCGCTATCGCGGATTCGCGAGGTGTTCGCCGAGATCCCGCGGGTGCGCGCAGACCTTGGCTACCCGCCGCTGGTCACGCCGACCTCGCAGATCGTCGGCACCCAGGCGGTGATGAACGTGCTCACCGGCGAGCGCTACAAGGCCATCACCAACGAGGTCAAGCGCTACCTGCAGGGCGGTTACGGCCAGCCGCCGGCCGAGGTCGACGCCGAGATCCGTCGCCGGGCGATCGGCAACCAGCCGGTCGAGGAGGGGCGCCCGGCCGATGCGCTGGCACCCGAGATGGAGCGCCTGGGCCGCGAGACCGGAGAGCTGGCCGAGAGCGAGGAGGACGTGCTGACCTTCGCCATGTTCCCCGAACTGGGCCGCGATTTTCTGCAGGGGCGCCGCGACGGCACCTTAAGCCCCGAGCCGCTGCCCGCGCCCGACGCCGCGGCGGGGCGCCCGGCGACCGAGGGCGTGCCCACCGAGTTCGTGATCGATGTGCATGGCGAGTCCTACGAAGTGCAGATCACCGGTGTGGGACGCAACACCGGCGGCAAGCGCCAGGTCTACCTGACGCTTGACGGCATGCCCGAGGAAGTGGTTTTCGAGGCCAAGGACGACTATGTCGGCAGCGCGGCGCCGGGGCGTGCCAAGGCCAGCGCGCCGGGGCACGTCACCACCTCGATGCCGGGCAACATCGTCGACGTGCTGGTCGCTGTCGGCGACGGCGTCGAGGCCGGTCAGCCGGTGCTGGTCACCGAAGCGATGAAGATGGAAAGCGAAGTTCATGCCCGGGTCGCCGGCACCGTGCAGGCCGTCCACGTTGCGCGTGGCGATCGCGTCACGCCCGGCGAAGTGCTGATCGAGATCGACTGA
- the pyk gene encoding pyruvate kinase, translating into MPDLHGHAPLRRTKIVATLGPASDREGVLDELIRIGVDVVRLNFSHGSPEDHRRRLSAVREAAERHGRSVAALGDLQGPKIRIARFADGAVTLVEDQTFILDVSLARDAGDATQVGCDYKTLADDVSAGDVLLLDDGRLELEVIKVEPPRVHTTVRVGGKLSNNKGINKQGGGLSAAALTDKDREDLKTAIDIGVDYLAVSFPRSAADMQLARELLGEAGAEIGLVAKIERAEAVADPEVMDDIIRASEAVMVARGDLGVEIGDAQLIGVQKRLIQRARSLNRAVITATQMMESMITSPLPTRAEVFDVANAVLDGTDAVMLSAETAAGDYPVETVEAMQRLCLGAERERSIQESKHRIHEDFTRIDETVALSAMYAANHLAGVAAIACMTATGYTPLIASRIRSGLPIVGLAHSPIAQRRMALYRGVVSLPFDTTNIPPEELDVRALRLLRDRGIAEPDDHVILTRGDHMNAHGGTNSMKILDLDAASS; encoded by the coding sequence ATGCCGGACTTGCACGGCCATGCCCCCCTTCGCCGCACCAAGATCGTCGCCACCCTGGGCCCCGCCAGCGATCGCGAGGGCGTACTCGACGAACTCATCCGTATCGGCGTCGACGTGGTGCGGCTGAACTTTTCCCACGGCTCGCCCGAGGATCATCGCCGCCGCCTGAGTGCGGTGCGCGAAGCCGCCGAGCGTCATGGTCGCAGCGTCGCCGCGCTCGGCGACCTGCAGGGCCCGAAGATTCGCATCGCCCGTTTCGCCGACGGCGCGGTTACGCTCGTCGAGGATCAGACGTTCATCCTCGACGTGTCGCTTGCGCGCGATGCCGGCGATGCCACCCAGGTCGGTTGCGACTACAAGACGCTGGCCGACGACGTCAGCGCCGGCGACGTGCTGCTGCTCGACGACGGCCGCCTCGAACTGGAAGTAATCAAGGTCGAGCCACCGCGGGTCCATACCACGGTGCGCGTCGGCGGCAAGCTGTCCAACAACAAGGGCATCAACAAGCAGGGCGGCGGCCTGTCGGCGGCGGCCCTCACCGACAAGGACCGCGAGGATCTAAAGACCGCCATCGATATCGGCGTCGATTACCTCGCGGTGTCGTTCCCGCGCTCGGCGGCCGACATGCAGCTGGCCCGCGAGCTGCTCGGCGAGGCCGGCGCCGAGATCGGCCTGGTGGCCAAGATCGAACGCGCCGAGGCGGTCGCCGACCCCGAGGTGATGGACGACATCATCCGCGCCTCCGAGGCGGTGATGGTAGCCCGCGGCGATCTCGGCGTGGAGATCGGCGACGCCCAGTTGATCGGCGTGCAGAAGCGCCTGATCCAGCGCGCGCGTAGCCTCAATCGCGCGGTGATCACCGCCACCCAGATGATGGAGTCGATGATCACCTCGCCGTTGCCGACCCGTGCCGAGGTGTTCGACGTCGCCAACGCCGTGCTCGACGGCACCGATGCGGTGATGCTCTCCGCCGAGACCGCCGCCGGCGACTACCCGGTCGAAACCGTCGAGGCGATGCAGCGCCTGTGCCTGGGCGCCGAGCGCGAACGCAGCATCCAGGAGTCCAAGCACCGCATCCACGAGGATTTCACCCGCATCGACGAAACGGTGGCGCTATCCGCAATGTACGCCGCCAACCATCTGGCCGGCGTGGCGGCGATCGCCTGCATGACCGCCACCGGCTACACGCCGCTGATCGCCTCGCGCATCCGCTCGGGACTGCCGATCGTCGGACTGGCCCACAGCCCCATCGCCCAGCGGCGCATGGCGCTGTATCGCGGCGTGGTCTCGCTGCCCTTCGACACTACCAACATTCCGCCCGAGGAGCTCGATGTGCGCGCCCTGCGATTGCTCCGCGACCGCGGCATCGCCGAGCCCGACGATCATGTGATCCTGACTCGCGGCGATCACATGAACGCGCATGGCGGCACCAACTCGATGAAGATTCTCGACCTGGACGCGGCGTCGTCATGA
- a CDS encoding DUF533 domain-containing protein, with protein MDDKHRSDELARLVDQCYSQARRVDGRSALMGGALGLLLSSRHGRGVLGKALKYGLVAGVGALAWRARSERERSPSRGLDDATPSSNGDETIAETRVSETPAAGTPAAGTPAAGTSTGSFATQRDDAEPPQVP; from the coding sequence ATGGATGACAAGCACCGTAGCGATGAACTGGCCCGCCTGGTCGACCAATGCTACAGCCAGGCGCGCCGCGTCGATGGCCGCAGCGCACTGATGGGCGGTGCGCTCGGGCTATTGTTGAGCAGCCGCCATGGACGCGGCGTGCTCGGCAAGGCCCTCAAGTACGGCCTGGTGGCGGGGGTCGGTGCGCTGGCCTGGCGGGCACGCAGCGAACGCGAGCGCAGCCCATCGCGCGGGCTGGACGACGCGACGCCATCATCCAACGGCGACGAGACGATCGCCGAGACGCGGGTCTCCGAGACGCCGGCCGCCGGAACGCCGGCCGCCGGAACGCCGGCCGCCGGAACGTCGACGGGCTCCTTCGCGACCCAGCGCGACGACGCCGAACCGCCACAGGTGCCTTGA
- a CDS encoding DUF6586 family protein, giving the protein MTPRGRTNQLLYQAELLLACEPGDDEHAAARHMAIEEGTLALAELALDAALRELTEHAAFKRHDWRELLEGQDEGVAELRRLRVLRDDPESWLARLCLRLHALHDVEGAARREASDSLIVAADRVTLGDELHWCLRAFKDELAALRETSVEW; this is encoded by the coding sequence GTGACTCCCCGAGGACGCACCAACCAGTTGCTCTACCAGGCCGAATTGCTGCTCGCCTGCGAGCCCGGCGACGACGAGCATGCCGCGGCGCGGCACATGGCGATCGAGGAGGGCACGCTGGCGCTTGCCGAGCTGGCGCTCGACGCGGCGTTGCGCGAACTCACCGAGCATGCTGCGTTTAAGCGTCACGACTGGCGGGAACTGCTGGAAGGCCAGGATGAAGGCGTCGCCGAGTTGCGCCGCCTGCGGGTGCTGCGCGACGACCCGGAAAGTTGGCTGGCGAGGCTCTGTCTGCGACTGCATGCGCTGCACGATGTCGAGGGCGCGGCGCGGCGCGAGGCGAGCGATTCGCTGATCGTCGCCGCCGATCGCGTGACCCTGGGCGACGAGCTACACTGGTGCCTGCGGGCCTTCAAGGACGAGCTCGCCGCGTTGCGCGAAACCAGCGTCGAATGGTGA
- a CDS encoding DUF3141 domain-containing protein has protein sequence MLSLYASMAQAATTFWDPLGIGRAAIDYWRDAAERSVLYLDVMRQRGNQYLEHMEKTRPSVLGFATEMLVDGRDLPRPVNYELMRVLPPEGVIVDDDMRPFVVVDPRAGHGPGIGGFKPDSEIGVALRAGHPCYFIGFLPFPVPGQTVEDVVEAEAHFLRQIIERHPQTDEKPMVVGNCQAGWQLMMAAALEPDCFGPILIAGAPLSYWAGERGKAPMRYSGGMLGGSWLTAFASDLGAGNFDGAWLVQNFEKLNPANTLWSKQYNLFANVDSEARRYLEFERWWGGHVVLDGAEIQYIVDNLFIGNRLSSAQLQTRDGRRIDLRNVRSPIVVFCSKGDDITPPPQALGWIRDLYGSVDDIQANDQTIVYCVHDTTGHLGIFVSGSVSRKEHAEFTENMDYIDILPPGLYEAAVNERPGDGSAAQHVDGDYLLEFTPRDLDDVNAIVQPIHEDERRFATLARVSEINLGIYQRYAQPWMQAIVTPEAARWIRRMHPIRLGYKLLSDRNPASVPLPVMADFVKANRAAVGNDNPFRVAESMLSDQIVNALNVLRDVRDQGIEWLFLETYGQPWLQTLAGLGVDRGELPNRRPGLEPEHGRFIAQRMEALRGRIAEGDSHHAVMRALIFVLGGAPSTDERNFQRLKQTRAQIEPDINLSTFKALVREQFFILKLDSPAALEALPTLLEGQNAQAIDAHLAHIEHVVEASAPLSERTQSRLDRVRELFARAKPEARPGPA, from the coding sequence ATGTTGTCTCTTTATGCCTCCATGGCGCAGGCGGCCACGACCTTCTGGGATCCGCTGGGGATCGGTCGCGCCGCCATCGACTATTGGCGTGACGCCGCCGAGCGCAGCGTGCTCTATCTGGATGTCATGCGACAGCGCGGCAACCAGTACCTCGAGCACATGGAAAAGACCCGTCCCAGCGTGCTGGGCTTCGCGACCGAGATGCTGGTCGATGGGCGGGATCTGCCGCGTCCGGTCAATTACGAGCTGATGCGCGTGCTGCCGCCCGAGGGCGTTATCGTCGACGACGACATGCGCCCGTTCGTGGTCGTCGACCCGCGTGCCGGTCATGGGCCGGGCATCGGCGGCTTCAAGCCCGACAGCGAGATCGGCGTGGCGCTGCGCGCCGGTCATCCCTGCTACTTCATCGGTTTTCTGCCGTTTCCGGTGCCTGGGCAGACGGTGGAGGACGTCGTCGAGGCCGAAGCGCATTTCCTGCGTCAGATCATCGAGCGTCACCCGCAGACCGACGAGAAACCGATGGTCGTCGGCAACTGTCAGGCCGGCTGGCAGCTGATGATGGCGGCGGCGCTCGAGCCCGACTGTTTCGGGCCCATCCTGATCGCCGGCGCGCCGCTCTCCTACTGGGCGGGCGAGCGCGGCAAGGCGCCGATGCGCTACTCCGGCGGGATGCTCGGCGGCAGTTGGCTGACCGCCTTCGCCAGCGATCTGGGGGCGGGCAATTTCGATGGCGCCTGGCTGGTGCAGAACTTCGAGAAGCTCAATCCGGCCAATACGCTGTGGAGCAAGCAGTACAACCTGTTCGCCAACGTCGACAGCGAGGCGCGTCGCTATCTGGAATTCGAGCGCTGGTGGGGCGGCCACGTGGTCCTCGACGGTGCCGAGATCCAGTATATCGTCGACAATCTGTTCATCGGCAACCGACTGAGCAGCGCCCAGTTGCAGACCCGCGACGGCCGGCGCATCGACCTGCGCAACGTGCGCTCGCCGATCGTGGTGTTCTGCTCGAAGGGCGACGACATCACGCCGCCGCCCCAGGCGCTGGGCTGGATTCGCGATCTTTACGGCAGTGTCGACGACATCCAGGCCAACGACCAGACCATCGTCTATTGCGTCCACGATACCACCGGCCATCTGGGCATCTTCGTCTCGGGCAGCGTCTCGCGCAAGGAGCACGCCGAGTTCACGGAGAACATGGATTACATCGATATCCTGCCGCCGGGGCTCTACGAGGCCGCAGTCAACGAACGGCCCGGTGACGGGTCCGCAGCGCAGCATGTCGATGGCGATTACCTGCTCGAGTTCACCCCGCGCGATCTCGACGATGTCAACGCCATCGTCCAGCCGATCCACGAGGACGAGCGGCGCTTCGCCACCCTGGCCAGGGTCTCGGAGATCAATCTGGGGATATACCAGCGCTACGCGCAGCCCTGGATGCAGGCGATCGTGACCCCCGAGGCGGCGCGCTGGATACGCCGCATGCACCCCATCCGGCTGGGCTACAAGCTGCTCTCGGATCGCAATCCGGCCAGCGTGCCGTTGCCGGTGATGGCCGATTTCGTCAAGGCCAACCGCGCTGCGGTCGGCAACGACAACCCGTTTCGGGTCGCCGAGAGCATGCTCTCGGATCAGATCGTCAACGCCCTCAATGTCTTGCGCGACGTGCGTGACCAAGGCATCGAATGGCTGTTTCTGGAGACCTACGGTCAGCCCTGGTTGCAGACATTGGCCGGGCTCGGCGTCGACCGTGGCGAGCTGCCCAACCGTCGCCCCGGGCTCGAGCCCGAGCATGGCCGCTTCATCGCCCAGCGCATGGAGGCGCTGCGCGGACGGATCGCCGAGGGCGACAGCCATCACGCAGTGATGCGCGCGCTGATCTTCGTGCTGGGGGGCGCGCCATCCACCGACGAGCGCAACTTCCAGCGGCTCAAGCAAACCCGTGCCCAGATCGAGCCGGATATCAATCTGAGCACGTTCAAGGCGCTGGTCCGCGAGCAGTTCTTCATTCTCAAGCTGGATTCGCCGGCGGCCCTGGAGGCGCTGCCAACCCTGCTCGAGGGCCAGAACGCACAGGCCATCGACGCGCATCTTGCGCACATCGAGCATGTCGTCGAGGCCAGTGCGCCGCTGTCCGAGCGTACCCAGTCACGCCTCGATCGGGTGCGCGAATTGTTCGCGCGGGCCAAGCCGGAAGCCAGACCCGGGCCGGCGTGA
- the topA gene encoding type I DNA topoisomerase: MGKSLVIVESPAKAKTINKYLGNDFIVKSSVGHIRDLPTSGSGKNVSDPKERARQAAATRKMSPEEKAVYQKQKSWHQLVRRMGIDPEHGWQANYEILPGKEKVVEELAKLASKADTIYLATDLDREGEAIAWHLRETIGGDDERYKRVVFNEITKNAIQEAFKEPGSLNMPRVEAQQTRRFLDRVVGFMLSPLLWSKVARGLSAGRVQSVAVRLIVEREREIRAFVPEEFWDVHADLVSSAGEPIRFELVRQDGKPFRPTSEAETLTRIAALHKADLEITAREEKPTRSKPNAPFITSTLQQAASGRLGFSVKKTMTLAQRLYEAGYITYMRTDSTNLSQEAVSGVRDYIEGQFGQRYLPEAPLRYSSKEGAQEAHEAIRPSEVTRTAADLAGMERDAERLYELIWRQFVACQMTPAEYLSTTLTVETQGFELRAKGRVLKFDGYTRVMKPTGKKDEDQTLPDLAEGTAMVLERLDPQQHFTKPPARYTEASLVKELEKRGIGRPSTYASIISTIQDRGYVKLESRRFYAEKLGDIVTDRLAESFSDLMDYGFTARMEDSLDEVAEGERNWRTLLDAFYAEFRAKLETAEGEDGMRPNQPVPTDIDCPKCGRKMQIRTASTGVFLGCSGYNLPPKERCKTTIDLIPGDEAVAAEAGEDAETDALRAKRRCPKCGTAMDSYLIDETRKLHICGNSPDCDGHEIESGKFKLKGYEGPTIECDKCGSDMQLKSGRFGKYFGCTNENCKNTRKLLRSGEVAPPKMDPIPMPELACQKVDDHYVLRDGASGLFLAASQFPKNRETRAPLVAELKAHAKELPEKYHFLLEAPAQDPDGRPAQIRFSRKTKSQYVMSDEEGRATGWKAIYEDGRWQIEDKRK; encoded by the coding sequence ATGGGCAAGTCACTGGTCATCGTTGAGTCGCCAGCCAAGGCCAAGACGATCAACAAGTACCTCGGCAACGATTTCATCGTGAAGTCGAGCGTCGGCCACATTCGCGACCTGCCGACCAGCGGCTCCGGCAAGAACGTCAGCGATCCCAAGGAGCGCGCCAGGCAGGCAGCGGCGACACGCAAGATGTCCCCCGAGGAGAAAGCTGTCTACCAGAAGCAGAAGTCCTGGCATCAGCTGGTGCGGCGCATGGGCATCGACCCGGAGCATGGCTGGCAGGCCAACTACGAGATCCTGCCGGGCAAGGAGAAGGTCGTCGAGGAGCTGGCCAAGCTGGCCAGCAAGGCCGACACCATCTATCTCGCCACCGACCTGGACCGCGAGGGGGAGGCGATCGCCTGGCACCTGCGCGAGACCATCGGTGGCGATGACGAACGTTACAAGCGGGTGGTGTTCAACGAGATCACCAAGAACGCCATTCAGGAAGCCTTCAAGGAGCCGGGCAGCCTCAACATGCCGCGGGTCGAGGCGCAGCAGACGCGGCGCTTCCTCGACCGGGTGGTGGGTTTCATGCTTTCTCCATTGCTGTGGAGCAAGGTCGCCCGCGGGCTGTCCGCCGGGCGCGTGCAATCGGTGGCGGTGCGCCTGATCGTCGAGCGCGAGCGCGAGATCCGCGCCTTCGTTCCCGAAGAGTTCTGGGACGTGCATGCCGATCTGGTCAGTTCAGCAGGCGAGCCGATACGCTTCGAACTGGTGCGCCAGGACGGCAAGCCGTTCCGGCCCACCTCCGAGGCCGAGACCCTTACGCGCATCGCAGCGCTTCACAAGGCCGATCTTGAGATCACCGCCCGCGAGGAGAAGCCGACCCGCTCCAAGCCCAACGCGCCGTTCATCACCTCGACCCTGCAGCAGGCCGCCAGCGGCCGGCTGGGATTCTCGGTGAAGAAGACCATGACCCTGGCCCAGCGTCTCTACGAGGCGGGTTACATCACCTACATGCGTACCGATTCCACCAATCTTTCGCAGGAAGCGGTGAGCGGTGTGCGCGACTACATCGAGGGTCAGTTCGGCCAGCGCTACCTGCCCGAAGCGCCGCTGCGCTATTCGAGCAAGGAGGGCGCCCAGGAGGCCCACGAGGCGATCCGTCCCTCCGAGGTGACGCGCACCGCCGCCGACCTGGCCGGCATGGAGCGCGATGCCGAGCGGCTCTACGAGCTGATCTGGCGCCAGTTCGTGGCCTGCCAGATGACCCCGGCGGAGTACCTGTCGACCACGCTGACGGTGGAAACCCAGGGCTTCGAGCTGCGCGCCAAGGGCCGCGTGCTCAAGTTCGACGGTTATACCCGGGTCATGAAGCCGACCGGCAAGAAGGACGAGGACCAGACGCTGCCCGATCTGGCCGAGGGCACCGCGATGGTGCTCGAGCGCCTCGACCCGCAGCAGCACTTCACCAAGCCGCCGGCGCGCTACACCGAGGCGAGCCTGGTCAAGGAGCTGGAGAAGCGCGGCATCGGCCGGCCGTCGACCTACGCCTCGATCATCTCGACCATTCAGGATCGCGGCTACGTCAAGCTCGAGAGCCGGCGCTTCTATGCCGAGAAGCTCGGCGACATCGTCACCGACCGGCTGGCCGAATCGTTCAGCGACCTGATGGATTACGGCTTCACCGCGCGCATGGAGGACAGCCTCGACGAGGTCGCCGAAGGCGAGCGCAACTGGCGGACGCTGCTCGACGCCTTCTACGCCGAGTTCCGGGCCAAGCTGGAAACAGCCGAGGGCGAGGACGGCATGCGCCCCAACCAGCCGGTGCCCACCGACATCGACTGCCCCAAGTGCGGGCGCAAGATGCAGATTCGCACCGCCTCGACCGGGGTATTCCTGGGCTGCTCGGGATACAACCTGCCGCCCAAGGAGCGCTGCAAGACCACCATCGACCTGATTCCCGGCGACGAGGCGGTCGCCGCCGAGGCCGGCGAGGACGCCGAGACCGATGCGCTGCGCGCCAAGCGTCGCTGCCCCAAGTGCGGCACGGCGATGGACAGCTACCTGATCGACGAGACCCGCAAATTGCATATCTGCGGCAACAGCCCCGATTGCGACGGCCACGAGATCGAGTCCGGCAAGTTCAAGCTCAAGGGCTACGAAGGGCCGACCATCGAGTGCGACAAGTGCGGCAGCGACATGCAGTTGAAGTCGGGCCGCTTCGGCAAGTATTTCGGCTGCACCAACGAGAATTGCAAGAATACCCGCAAGCTGCTTAGAAGCGGCGAGGTGGCGCCGCCCAAGATGGACCCGATCCCGATGCCCGAGCTGGCCTGCCAGAAGGTCGACGACCATTACGTGCTGCGCGACGGCGCCAGCGGGCTGTTCTTGGCCGCCAGCCAGTTTCCCAAGAATCGCGAGACCCGCGCGCCGCTGGTCGCCGAACTCAAGGCCCACGCCAAGGAGCTGCCCGAGAAGTATCACTTCCTGCTCGAGGCTCCCGCCCAGGACCCCGACGGCCGGCCGGCGCAGATCCGCTTCTCGCGCAAGACCAAGAGCCAGTACGTGATGAGCGACGAGGAGGGCAGGGCCACCGGCTGGAAGGCGATTTACGAGGACGGCCGCTGGCAGATCGAGGACAAGCGCAAGTGA
- a CDS encoding NYN domain-containing protein, which produces MQRVAILVDVQNVYYTTRQAFGRHFDYNAFWAQASAGREVVAAHAYAVDRGDDKQRQFQNILRAIGFEVKLKPYIQRRDGSAKGDWDVGIALDAIELAERVDRLVLVSGDGDFALLVQRVGQRFAVPVEVYGVARLSAEALVRAASPFIAIDAPLLLAARPAQPSR; this is translated from the coding sequence ATGCAACGTGTAGCCATTCTGGTCGACGTGCAGAACGTCTACTACACCACTCGCCAGGCGTTCGGCCGGCATTTCGACTACAACGCCTTCTGGGCGCAGGCCAGCGCCGGGCGCGAGGTGGTCGCGGCCCACGCCTACGCGGTCGACCGCGGCGACGACAAGCAGCGCCAGTTCCAGAACATCCTGCGCGCCATCGGTTTCGAGGTGAAACTCAAGCCCTACATCCAGCGCCGCGACGGCTCGGCGAAGGGCGACTGGGACGTCGGCATTGCCCTCGACGCCATCGAACTCGCCGAGCGCGTCGACCGCTTGGTGCTGGTGTCCGGCGACGGCGATTTCGCGCTGCTGGTGCAGCGTGTCGGCCAGCGCTTCGCGGTCCCGGTCGAGGTCTACGGCGTCGCTCGACTCAGCGCCGAAGCGCTGGTGCGCGCGGCCTCGCCGTTCATCGCCATCGACGCGCCGCTGCTGCTGGCGGCGCGCCCGGCTCAGCCTTCGCGGTGA